The DNA region AAAACAGAAAAATAACCGGTAACAGGACATAAAAACAACAAATGTATCCCTGAAAAAAGGAGACAATTTCCCCCCCAATATGTTAATTCCCCTgaaacagtgacaaaaggcaaactcTGCACAACCCTCACTTTGCAAAAAGTTTCAAGGATGTCTGAAAATGTAGGGGGAGACAGAAACTGGGCTGATCATAGCTGGCCCATGCTACAGTGAAGGATCAAAAGGCAACAATGAATGTAGCCTCAGAGGAGTACTGTGATACAGAGAAATCTTATTATTATCCTAATTTTAAACACAAGGAGAATGAAGTTCAGAGAGAACATTGTCAAATATGAGTGACAGAAGTTAGAAATCTACGTTCACTAGGCAATGAACTGGGtactgatttttcagagtgctATTCAATTCGATGGGAGTTGTGGCagttcagtgcctctgaaaatcaggcttagtTAGGCACCAAATTGTCAGCACTCGGGTTTGAAAATGTTCACATGAGTGACTTGTCTAAGATCAAACAATGGCTCTGCAGCCAAGATCAGAACCCAGGTTTCATAATTTCAGTCCTGTGTCACAAATCCAGAAGAAGGGGGGGTTAAGCCGGGGAGCAATACCAGGTACACATGGTTGGGGTGTGCAGGGGGGCACTGACTTTCCCCCAAAAGAGAGTTTTGACTCTTTGACTAGTCAGAGTTGAGTAAGTGGAACTACACGGCACTATGGGCAGTGGCCTCAACCAAAAGCAGGGTCCTAACATGTCAGAAGCAAAGATCAGACCCCATCTTCCTCCTCTGGTCTAGCTGCCAGAGAGGGGTGGGACTCTGGCATTGAGCTCCTTCCTCCCCTTCTAGTCCCAGTGCTAGAGAGGGAGACAGGCAGGCCCATGAGATGATCAATTTAGATGGGTTGTAGAGCTCCAAAAACAGTGATCCTAGGGGCTGCCTGCTCCAAGTGTGCGCTTTTGTCTAAATGGTGGTTTGAACTGGAGCCAGGATGGCTCTTTATGATTTACAGGGCCCCAGACTGCCCAGGTTGGGTGTGTGGAAACAGAGCCTtgagctgctcccttttctgGTCTGTCTGCTATGTCTGCACTGTCCAGTAGGCTTCACCCACAAGCACAGCCAGCCACATGTCCCATTCAAGCTTTGCAGTGCATTGATTGGTCCCATCACTTTTTGGCACCAGTCAAAGAGAGAGGGAAACAATTCACTTCCAGGACCCTGTATTCTTctagcagcaggagcagagcaaAAAGTCAGTTCCTGGGCTGACTCTTCttgggaagaagagaagaaagttTCTATTTGCTCCTCTGACCCTTGGCAATGTGCTCACCTTTCTGGGCAGAGAGTGCTGTTTCCACACAGCTTTGGTGAAGGCAGGGCCTTTGCCTCCTTCACTCATTTGGTTTCATTCCAGTCCATGatattttggttttatttcagtTTGGTCTTGTGTAATGAGTGTAGTGTTCTGAAAGGTGTCAGACCAGCACACCTTGGACATGGACATCCTCTCCATAGCCACAAAAAGGTACAGAGCAAAGCAAATCTTCCCCCACAATAGCCCACTGACATGGCTCTACCCTGATTTGGAGGACCACCTCTAAGGGGAAGAGGATTGTCCAGTCTCCTTGCCAGCTCACATCTTGGCCTTTCTCTTGAGGCTGGCCCAAAGGACTCCAGTTAGTGCTAGCTAAGGTGTTGGCTTTGTGATGCGGACACCTGACTactagtgtcataaacaaatggttaagggttaatgtctcttttacctgtaaagggttaagaagctcagtaaacctggctgacacctgaccagaggaccaatagggggacaagatactttcaaatcttggtggagggaagtctttgtttgtgctttttgttttattcgttgttcactcttgggactaagagggaccagacatacacccagactctccaaatctttctgagtcagactttcatgtttcaaaattgtaagtaatagccaggaaaggcggattagtcttatttttgttttctcagcttgtaaatgtttctttttgctggaaggatttttacctctgtttgctgtaactttgaatctaaggctgggggggggggtcccctctggtctatatgaatctgagtacctgtaaagcattttccatcctgattttacagagataatttttacttttttctttctttaattaaaagctttctttttaagaatctcatTGATTTTccgtgttttaagatccaaggggattaggtctgaattcaccagggattggtgggggggaaaggagagggggaaggttaattcctccttgttttaagatccaaggagtttggatcggtgtgaagcctctcaaggcaacccagggaggggaaagtctggggggaaaggaggggggatggttaatttctccttgttttaagatccaaggggtttgaatctgtcttccccagggaaggttttgggggaacagaaagtgtgccagacactaaattctggctggtggcagtgtactagatctaagctagtagttaagcttagaagtgttcatacaggtccccactttttgtactccaAAGTTCAAatgggggaaagaaaccttgacaactAGGTAATGGACTGAGGCCACCTGCTCATTTCAAATATTCCACCAAATAACCAGCACATGTAGACACTCATTGCTAACCTGGGCTGGAGTCAAACCAGCAAACTCGGGGTCAAAAGGCTCCATGTCCCAATAGCAAATCCCTAAAGTAGCCAATCCTCCCAGTCCGTGCATTTATTCAATACTGTCAGCTCTCTAGCAAATGAAATAGCAAGCCAGATAGCCATTTACTGCACCCAATCCACTACATTTTAACTGGTGGTTACCATTGTCTGTCagagaaaaattattttcaaggTAAAGACTCAAATGATGCCTAAACTCTACCAGGAAGAACGTCACTTCTTATCTGAAGCATAAGCAACCTCTAGTAGATGTCAAGATTACTCAACTTACattgaaccccctcccccacaaataaATGTATAGCTCAAGATAACCAAACTTGCTCCACCAGTGCAAGCCCTTTCgtagccaatgggagtctttgcaGCAATTTTAGTGGGATGGCCatcactgcaccccagccccaagcatgcactGCCACCCCCAGTTCCAGTCAAGGAGGTTTATTCTTTTGTGATAAAGGTTAAACAAATAACCAGAGTGAAGTCTTAAGTCAGTATCTGGCCCCCAGGCTCCAGGGCCACCCTGGCTATGggcagggcttaatttgtaatgaaagagatgccagggctcaagcaatttttttatagTCATAACCAGgtccggctttaggaagtgcggggcccaattcgaacagtttcggaggggccccggcagggataatttaaaaaaaaatgtaaaaaaacaacgtggggcttgtactcaccggacaggtcttcagcagcactgaaggacccgccaccaaagtgccgccaaagacctggagcgagtgaaggacctggcacccaaatgccgctgaagactcagagcgccaccaggtgagtaaaaattaaaacactgcatctagccagggaagggattctcacttggcgcagggccctcttaggcgtggagCCCAATTTGGAGGAATTGGTGGAACAGGCCTAAAGTCGGCCCTggtcataactgatgcagcaagcccagaggcaCTGGGGCTacgaactgccaagcctagagggccagggctcagccctggcaagccctggcacagatTAAGCACTGCCTACGAGTCTCTGACATTCCAGCTCCTGGCAACTTCCCAGTCTCAACCAGCTCCGCTCCCCCCTTGGAGCGGCAGCCGCAGGattgcttccctgaacccacctcTTGCTCCAGGACTCACCACAGAAGTTAGCTTCACTCCAGTGTGGCCTTTGCTGCCCAGGGCTCAGCCTGCCACAGTCCCCTTTTATGAACGCAGGTGAAGCCCGGCCCTCTTTAATTAGCTGAATTAGGCTCACCTGCTCCAGTCCGGGGAGGTGGGCTCAGTCTATCCACAGAGACCAGCTACCCTGTGACCAGAGACAGCGCGGCTTCGGTGGTATGCCTGCGGGAGCTCCCGTGGCTTCGGCATaaccgctgccgaattgccactgaatccatgggaccggcagactcccacaggcatgccgccgaaggctgcctgactgccgcccttgcagggacctgcaggccgccccccgcggcttgccgcctcaggcacaAACTTTGAGTGCTGGTGCCAGGAGCCGCTGCTGCCTGTGACAGAGTGGATTGGGCTTGTGTGGAGAGCTAGCTTCATTGTGTTTCAAGACAGAATGACATAGCAGTTGCAttccttttatgtcctttcttGCTCCATCTCCATACACTTTGATGGCATTGACACAGTTCTTGTTccagccctgcctttgcaggAAAGAGCAATCTTCAGTGAACTCCATGCAGTGACCACTAAAATGGATCCCATCAAATATCTCCATTCTGTAATGCTCACCgtgctggggacaaagagattTCAGTAAACTCAAAAGAAAATGCATCAGATTGTTTCCCCTGATTGTAAAAGATAAACAGCAAGCAAGGATATTTTATCATGGAAATGTTGCAAAAACCCAACAATAACACTGCCCGCCCCTCACAATACCCACCCAAATATCCACATAAACATACAAATGTCTCTCACAAACAACTCGctcacaaaaacacacacagaaactCCTCTCCAAAATATACCTCTGCAAACATCCACATACCTGCATAACCACTATTCACAGACAAGCTTATTGCTCATGTTATGTTTACCGCACATACCCCCCCACAACTTTCACCTCtaaatcccctcccccaccaaacaaGTACTTAAACACTGATCACACCACACAAACAACACTATAAACATAACTATTTCGCACTCCACATATAcacttaaaaaaccccaaaaatcacacacacacacacacacacacacacacacacacacacaattggaaATTTGCATGAACAAAAGTATAAGAACATAGTGCAAAACAATTTAATAAATCCAAAATACACAGAGATGGTAGACTATTTCCCCAGTTTGTACTTTCCTTCAGTTCCGATCCTATCTGTGGTTATTTACACAAGATGTTGTgcctttcttttaaaagaaaagaaaaatatcttcCCAGAGTCCTAGCCCTGAAAGCCTTCCAGGATGAGTTGCGGTAAATATCTTTGGGGGACTTTTGCTGTCTTCTCCATAGGTATTTGTCATGGAGTTAGTCGAAAGAATTTTTCATATAAATTGCATTATGCATGAAAAAGCTACATTGTAGTGCCAAAAATCCCATAGCAATCTCCAGCAGTGGAATCTCAGATACCATTCCTGACCAAACATTCTTCAGTGTAACTGTTGCCTGAattgttgaaatattttaaaactctcaCTTGTATAAGAGCGATGGAGCACAGGCCTGAGGGGAAGAAATCATTCATGGCTACTGGCCCACAGAGGTTCAATGGTTCTCCATGGATCTGGAAATAAGGTTCTGTGTGGTACCCTTGACAAAAGCTTATATTCCCCTCTCTGGATTCTGTATTAAATATTGGAAACCACCCCCTGCACAATAGACTTATAATTCTGCCATCGGGGGGAGCTGCACTGGGCATGCTGTGGGAGTCTCGCAGAAATGTTAATATAAAGATAACCTTTCCCCTCGCTAAATGAAAAGGCCTGGTTCCAACATCAgccgaaagagagagagaaagaatccaCTACCCTAAAGATCTACATTTACCTGCCCTCACGCCAGGCTAAGGGAGTGATGCATTTCATCCTGGCTGATGTGAGGTCACTCACCCAGCAAAGTTAGTATATCAGCAACAGGCCGCAGGGTGCACCAGCCAAGAAGAAAAAATCAATTAATACTAAGGAGGGCTGGCAGGGGGTCAACCAGTGGAGCACCAAGCATAGGGCTACAGCCAATTTTTGACTTGTACAACACACATGCTTGAATGGGGGTGACACCACACaccctcagggccggtgcaaggaagtttcctgccctaggcgaaacttccaccttgcaccccccacccaactAACTCCGCCTCCCcacacggcagctaactcagccccatacccggggagcccccccgcagcagctaccctcCCCCACCGTGATAGCTAACCCTTCTCCCCCAGttcccccacggcaactaaccccgcccagggagactccccttgtccccccacagcagctaaccctacctggggataattcctcccctaccccccccaccagggcagctaaccctgcctggggagacctcccccctccaccatggaagctaaccctgcctgccctgcctggggagacctccccccttCACcatggaagctaaccctgcctgccctgcctggggagaccttcccccacggaagctaaccctgcctggggagacctccccccgcggaagctaaccctgcctgggtagcccgccccagctcaccttggctccgcctcctccactgagcacgctggcgctgctctaattctcctccccacccaggcttgtggcgctgaTTGGAGTAGACTTAgacctgggctgtgtgctcagccgaggaggcagaatggaggtaagctggggcggggagcggttcctctcTGCGCCCCTTCCCCCGTGACTGCAGGCAGCGATCCCcgtgtgcccccccccactcaACTCACCTTCAcgccacctcctcacctgaggggacttttaagcacccccaaccactaggcgccctaggcggctgcctaatttgcctaaatggttgcaccagccctgtacaCCCTTCATTCTTCTCATGTGGTGTATCCATTGCCTCCCGGCCCCAGTCAGCACATCCTTGGCAGATTTCTAAGAGCAACTCTGTGCAGGATCCTCCAACCACATACACCAACCAGAGCTGCATGGGACAGACCGCAGTGTTGGCTTGTACAGCTCCCACTGATCCCTTCTCATGGCAGTTTAAAATGTAAGACAAGGTCCCCTTCAGCAGCTTGGCTCATTGGCTGACAAATCCTTAGGGTTTAGTGAGACAACAGATTTATTTAATGGAGAACAGGGCCCTCAGTAGACCTAGTCTAAAGAGGTGCCTGTTGATGTACAGCCTCATTTCAGTTTGCTGGGTACTGGTCAGCCAGCTTTTGGGACTTCCAATATGAGCTGCTTGTTTAGGAGTAATGAGCAGATTCCTACATTTGAGAGGATGCTCTAGATAAGGTTCTGTGTGGTACCCTTGATATGTGTGGTCTTATGTGCATCTCCTGTGGAGTTTTAGTCCatgtgcaacacacacacacacagacagatgcACACGCACACTCTTTTAGGCTAAGTTTTACACAAAACCAAAGAAAGCTACAACCCAATGGGACTTGGAGACGGTATCAACCTGTAAGTGACCATAACCTGTGAGTTattttctttaatcattctcccaTCAGCAGCAGGTGACGCTGGGATCAAATGGAAAGCTCAAACCAGGTTCAATTTTTTTCTCCAGCTGCAAATCCTCCCAATTAAATTTCCTCCACAGAGTGGTAAaggctccctgctctgtttttgtttgtttgttttctttgtgtgatctgggccatatttgctattcattCCAGGGTGCTCAGAGTTTGAAACACAGGAGATAATGTGAGTGACATTGCCAAGGGCCTGAGAGCTGTCCCACAGCAACATTCTCTTCTCTGGTTTGCACAACAGATTGTGATTCCATGGCCTGTCCTCCCTAGATACACACAGTTTGCTAGTAGGCGTCATCAGTTGCtctgcacacacagagagagcagaCTATTAGAGTAGAGTCCTGAATTGTGCACAGAACTTTGCTATTCATTTGCATGTAAATATTTCATAACATTACAAGTAAATGCATGTGATGCTGAAGGGGCATTGCCCTCACATATAGAAGCCACAGCAAAATCGTAACCCATTAAAACTGCTgacttggaagacaggatacagatTTTCCCCTTGCCCTGAAAACATGGGAAATTGTTACGCTATTTTGTGGCTTGTGCAGACTATTCATAGAGGGGCTACTTTCCCCAGAATGCTGTTTACTTCCTAACTGTGTATTATTTCTATAAAGCTCATTTTCTCTGATATTTATTTAGACTTCAACTAACATGGAAGCTAAAGGCACAAATGCAGCCCCCTCAACCAGATATTtcagcaacaaaaacaaacctcTTGGAAACTAACCGAAAGTTGGCACTAACCATTCCGACAGGCCTGCAGGAGCCCATGTGATCATTAtaaccattccaacggtagaagTCAGGATATTCCCCATGCTCCAGAATGTATTGCTGTCCTCAGAAGTCTGGGTGATCAAAACAGATCCAAGCTCCACTCTGTACACAGATAGAGTTCACTTGGTTCATGAAACCTCTGTCCTGGAAATTATTACAGTTCCCACAGACCTCCAGCTTCCTGCCTGTGAAGTATTTGCCCTCATACAAAGTGATCTGAAATGAGGAGGGAGAGGATGCTGTATTGTGGCACATGCAAACACAGACTGTCTGTCTGTACTATGCATTGTTATTCTGGCAGACATAGTGGTTCTTAAATTCTGGGTCTAACCAGCGGAGAACTGAATTGTCACTGGAGTATTTGTTTCAATGAGAATTGTAATCCAGCTCAAGTATACAACACTGCATGTGGCTTTATATCAGCTCTCTCTTgttcttttgtaaatataaacgTTTGAACAGCAAGCACAGCTATCAAAGTACACCTCATTCTAgctgctcctttcccctccttaACAACTTTGCTTCCACTTCTCCACATTCATTACTAACATGATCATCACATGATCTCCATCCTAACCTAGGAAAATTCCTCCTATCTCTGCTGAGAGAGAACTCTGGCTCTTTGGCCTGAGTTGAAGACCAAGCAGTTGTTTTTTAACTTACTTTTCCCGAATACTGAGACATTTTCTGCTGGATGCAAACCAAAGCCAAAGCAGAAGCCAAACCAAAAGTGTGATCTACAGAAATGTTGGATACTCCACTATATACCAGCGAGGAGAGACGAGGCTGATATCGCGAGCCCTGCTTAACAATACATCAGGAATAGGAGGCTTTAAAAAATCATGCTTAGTAGGCAGAACTTCCACTATCAGGCCCTGCTGAGTCCAGAGTTTTGATTTAGTGCGTATAATTTAACAAAAGATTTGTTTGGCAGGGACTCGACTGATTAGTGTTGCACATTTAGAGTTCCCTTTAGAGGACTTTGTTTTTAGAGTGGGCAATAAGGAAATTATGAAAAGGTGGCTGCTCAGAAGCAGGGGCTTTTTTATTGGCATTGTCGTCATCTTCTTTTTAAATGGGCTGCTGCTTTTCAGCTCACTCTTACCTACTGGGGCTGGAGAGCCTGAAAGTGAGCATCCTTGGAAGACTCCTTAACAATAATGATTTGTACTTCATCCATCAAAGGAACTGCTTCTCGTCCATCCTTAAAACTTTTTAGACAAGAGTTCCTGAAAGCCAAACACCTCGTCTCCTCTAGTGCCTGCAGGAGAGCCAATGATGAGTAGTAAGCGCTGCAACTGTAGCCAGCCtctgtatgcagggccggctccaggcaccagcggagcaagctcgtgcttggggggCAGATTCCAGGGGGTGGCATTCCAGCTgccctttattttctttttggtttgctgctccagctgccctatAGGGGGCGGCAgtgcggaggaggggagcactcTGCAGCAAACTCTGCAGGTCAGCCTgcatccttccctcccagcctacCGGAGGGGCacagagccctcccagcaggcggtGAGGCGGTCAGGGCCGCATGGCGAGCACCCCGCTGAAGCCTTGGctgcccctcttctctctctcccccccttgctcccttcccctcctccctgctagACTGGGTGCACACTCTGCTGCacatctgcagcacagggagtccccctgaaCCCTGGCTGTGGTCGCCCTgcaggttgttgttgttttttttttgcttgtggcaGCTGCCCCGcgggggttttttttttcttcctgttttgcCGCTCTTCCTGCTTTGTTTGTATATGTGCTTTTCTGCTCCGGCCGCCCcacaggtgggttttttttttttttgcttcactgCTCCACCCCCGCCCTCCGCAGTtctgttagggttttttttgcttgggctgGCAAAAAAGTCAGAGCTGACCCTGTCTGTGTGGAAGGGTCCAAGGCCAATTGTGTCCTCAACACCCTTTCATACCTACACATATGCCTaccactatgtgatatttcatgTTCACTGCATCCTTTAAAGATGAAAAGCacttgggccctgattcagcaaagtacttaaaccCATACTTAGATCCCCCTGAAGTTAATACgacttaaccacatgcttaacttcgtgttttgctgaatagggatggactaagcatgtgcttaaagttaagcatgtttttaagtgctttgttgaatggAGACCCGTATGAATCCTGAGTATTATTAATAAAGAGATGTAGTTGGAATTTAGCTGACAATTTTGTTGGCAATGCAGGAGACAGAATTAAAATCTAACTCACTCTCATATAAAAATCATACATCCTTTTGATAGCACCCTTCATCTATAAGGATTCTAAATTGTAGCCCCtcctgtggaggaggggaggccaTCAGAAAGCACAATAGATTGAAAGGCATTTTGCCGAAGAACACTCCATCAAGCCCCAACTCTTTCTATAAAAAGTGCCACAGGAGCTTCATATTCTTATTTTTTAGGTCTTTTCTGAAGAATACTCCTCATCAAATTCTAAGAAGGATTCAGCTGGCCATGATGTGGCCTGAGTTGAACCTCTGGTGTTCAGTACTCTAGAGCAGTAGTTTTCAAGCAGGGGtctacagactatgtctaagatttccaaggcAGTCTGCACCtcaattcaaacatttttagGGGACTGCAATAGGGTTTCCAACCccccaggattggcctggagtctctaggaattaaagattaatctttaattaaagaatgtgtcatgtgatgaaatctccaggaatatatccaacAAAAATTGGCAACCccaggtctgcaaatgaaaaaaagtttgaaaaactaCTACCCTAGAGATTTCAAAGGTAGATCTCAAACCACTATGCTATCCCTTCTGTGTCAGGAACAAGGACACACCCAAACACAAGTTTTATTGAGTAAGAAAGTGTTGGTGACAGGTAATTTTCCTGACCAGAAACATACTGTTGAGATGACATTTGGGAGGTGAAGAATAAAGCCACTGATTTGAGATAAAGATCAAGGCAATTTAACTTGAGATACAGAGCAAGCAAGCGTGTGAAGGACTGCAGTGGTGAAATCATGAGTCCTCTTCCAAATAAACTTGATGCCAGCACAGAAGAT from Gopherus evgoodei ecotype Sinaloan lineage chromosome 2, rGopEvg1_v1.p, whole genome shotgun sequence includes:
- the CRYGN gene encoding LOW QUALITY PROTEIN: gamma-crystallin N (The sequence of the model RefSeq protein was modified relative to this genomic sequence to represent the inferred CDS: substituted 1 base at 1 genomic stop codon) translates to MSQYSGKITLYEGKYFTGRKLEVCGNCNNFQDRGFMNQVNSICVQSGAWICFDHPDFXGQQYILEHGEYPDFYRWNGYNDHMGSCRPVGMHGEHYRMEIFDGIHFSGHCMEFTEDCSFLQRQGWNKNCVNAIKVYGDGAWVLYEEPNYRGRMYVVERGEYNSFNTWQAHSANIQSLRRVVNYF